One Capra hircus breed San Clemente chromosome 3, ASM170441v1, whole genome shotgun sequence genomic window, gaacccaggtctcctgcattgcaagcaaattctttaccaactgagctatcagggaagccccatggtccCATTCAATTTATGAGGTAGGTGGCGAAACTCCAGATTAGAAAATTTAAGTTACCTCCTCAAAGTAACAATTCCCTAGAACCAAGATTTAATTCTAAAATTGCTTAAATTCACTTTACTAGGCTGCCTCCTAAGAATCAATAGAGTATAttgaatgaatttcatttaaaatataggttatgtgttttctcctttattgttactgaaaaaaaattatggttCCTGTGTCCTACCTCTGCCCTAGGTGTCTGCTGCACTGGGGTCAAGAGTTCTGTAgcacctgatcctggagttcagGATTCTGGAGTCCATGTTCCCCTGCAGGGGATCCGAGGAGGTTCTGTGCTGTTTCACGTGCCCAAGAAGCAAGAAGCTGAACCAGAGGAGGTCTCGTGGGGCTTTGGCCCTGAGTCAAACTACAGAGTCTTCATGCGAGTCCACCGTGGGAAAGACACCCCAACCTGGGTCAGCCTCCAGGACAAGTACCAGCAGAGGGTCCATGTGCCCAATGTGACGTCCCTGAGGATTGAGAACCTGATCCCAGAGGACAGTGGGCAGTATCGGGCTCGAGCCAGCTTCATTGGAGGAATAGAATTTAACCAGGTTTTCCTCCTCACTGTCTATGGTAAGCGACACCTCCTCACCATGGCTTCCCTCCTTCTTTTGAGCTAGGAGTGTCAGGTAGGCCCCAGTTTTCAAGATCCCTTCCAGACACCAGCGTTCAGACTATTTTCTCCCTGAATTAGGGTAAGTGGATTTACTGCAAATGGTGAGAGGAGTTGAAATTCACTCCAGGGATAAAACCACTTTAGAATTTTGAGACAGGAGAATGGAAATTTGGGGAAATGATTTTGCCATAGCAATTGTTGTTCTTTATATGTCTAGGTTTATTTAATGTGTGTATTGCTTATCTGTTGCTGCTATAATGCTGCTTTAATTTGGAGGCTGAACACAGCACAGATTTTTTATCTTAGTAGGCTCTAGGTCAGAAGTCAGACATAGGTCTCACTGAGACAAAGTTGAGTTGTTGGCAGGACTGTGTTCCTCCATAGAGGTCCCAGAAGGAAACTTATTTACTTGTATTTCACACTTCTAGTGGTTGCTTACGTCACTTGGCTATGAACACCTTCCTCTGCCTTCAAAGCTGGCAACAGTGGGACCAATTCTTCTCACATTCAAACCCCTCTGAcccccttcctcttctttcttccatttctaaGGACCCTTGTGACTGCATTGGTCCCAACTAGGTAATCAGAGCAATCTCTTTATTTTGAAGCTAGCTGACTAGCACCTTAATTCTTTTACCTTAATTCCACCTTGGCCTGTAACCTATCATAGTCATAGGTTCTGAGGATTGGACATGGAAGTATTTGGGGCCCATTATTCACCTaccagcagagacattactttgccaaaaaaggtccatctagtcaaggctatggtttttccagtggtcatgtatggatgtgagagttggactgtgaagaaagccgagcactgaaaaattgatgcttttgaactgtagtgttggggaagactcctgagagtcccttggacagcaaggagatccaaccagtccattctaaaggagatcagccctgggtgttccttggaaggaatgatgctaaagctgaaactccagtactttggccacctcatgtgaagagttgactcatttaaaagactctgatgctgggagggattggggtaggaggagaaggggacaacagagggtgagatggctggatggtatcaccgactcaatggacatgagtttgagtgaactccgggagttggtgatggacagggaggcctggcgtgctgcgattcatggggtcgcaaagagttggacgtggctgagcggctgaactgaattgattcacCTACCATAATCCAGAAATTCATGTGTAGTCAGTGCCTCTTCCCCTTTAACTCAGTGTCAGTCCAAGGCCAGCCTCACTCACAAAGACCCCAGCAATCCAACTCTAGAAGCCTGGGGTAGATGTAGGAGAATGGTTACACAGTAGCACTTCCAGAGAGCCTCACTTAGCCAACATTTTCTTTCTCGAAAGTCCCTGCCTACATAGGAAAATATCCACTGTGAGAGTGACCGTTGCTGCTTTAGGTCTCCATGTGACACTTATCAATGTCACACTTATCTGTGTGTCACTTCTCAAGTTCAACGGCATGTTATAACCAGACTCAGACTTATCATTCCTagttgctgctactaagtcacttcagtcatgtccaactctgtgtgaccccagagatggcagcccatcaggctcccctgtccctgggattcccctaGTTGCTATTATCgacttaaaaaaatgcacaacattTGAGTTATGAATTAAGTTTTTATTTGGAGCAAAACGAGGATGGCAGCCTAGGAGACAGCACCCCAGaaaactctgagaaactgctccagtgagagggaaatggcagtgtATATGTGACTTTGGTGAAGGAGGAATATGAGCAATATGAACATTTTTTTCCAGAAGTTTTCTACTAGTCTCCAGAAGCTTTTTCTAGTCACCAGGAATAGTCATCACCAGGAAGGATTTTAGTACTTTTCTAGATATGATGCGATACCAGAATTTGGCTCATAAAATAGGCTCCTGAAAATATCGagctatctgaagacctgtcttgCCAGTCGCCGCTCTCCTGCaccagcacagagtgcctcatctCTTCTCTCCACCTTGAACTCCTTCGGGGGGTGTGAAGGCCAAGCAGCTACAGCAGCACATGATTTGACCCTTGTAGAGGGAGAcagcaagtgccaatttgtagctgaAACTGCCACTGCATCTCCCGCAGTGGAGACAGCCACTGCGTGTCTCCACTATTGGGAGCACAGAACCTTTCTCTGGGGTCCCAACTCTGACCAGGCGTCTTCTTCTCTACAGGCTATAAAATCCCAGGCATTATCTGAGCAGAAGAAGACACCAAGTTCCTGATCTGTGATTAGCCCTTCTGTCTGAAACTTCTTCCACGTCTAGAAGGAGCCCCATTTTCTTAGAACTAATTGGTCTTGGGAAGGTGGGATcaggatttattttcttgttgGAGATATTTAACGCTTCCTCAACATGCACACAATCTAGTGAAATCACATATGGCTTAATTCAGTGGCTCCCCTCTTTATTGTCATTTGCTATGTATTAAGTACTGGGCAAGTTCTGTTTATCTATATAATGCGTTCACTGTCATTAAAGGGAGAATGCCAGGGTTTCAGTGAGGTAATGGATGAGAATGTACAGACTGGGATGTTCTCCAATCATGTGAACTCCATTCCTTGGGATTTGTCTCTTCTCTCCAAGATCCTGCACCCCTTCCTCATATCCTTGTCAAGTCAGCGTCCTTCACAGCAGGCTGGTGCAATGCCACTCTGGAGTGCACAGCCCCAGGGGATACAGAGGACCTGAAGGTGACCTGGGAGATCAAGGGCCTTCCCAAGGAGCTGGAGCAGAGAGTGACATCAGAACTACCCTCCAACTCCTGGAAGCTGACTCTGAGCCTGCCCCTGAGCCAGCCCAATGGCAGCTTGACCTGTGTGGTCAGCAACCAGGTGGGCCAGAAAACTGCCACCTTAGACCTTGGAGAAGTCTGTGTCTCTGGTGAGTGCACctgccagaggggaggggcaCTCCGAGAACTAGGGGCTCTGGGCTTTTCTCCCCACCATGTTATTAGCACCACCTTCCTACCAGGTCACCCCTTTCAGGAGCCTGGGAGGTATACTCAGCTCATGTCTGCATTGACTGTCTCTGAAGTCCATGCCTGCCTCTCCACCCCTTTTTCTCCCCAAGAAAAAAGGAATTTGTTTTTGATGCAAATCAAGTTGGTTCACCTCCAGATGAGCAACTCTCAGTTCCAGCTGGCCCTGGAGACAGAGCAGGTGTGGTGTGGGGGAGGCCAAGAGAGTTGGGGCTGCAGCAGCAAAAGCAATCCCTAGAGATGCATTTCCCTGAGGGCTCACCCCTCCCCTGACCCATACTCCCTGCTGCCTGCACCTGCCTGCCTGTTGCCCTCTGGGGAGCTCCTTCCCTCCCAGATGCTGCAGGGCAGTGTCAGATCTGGTCCAGGGCAATAGTTTTCCAGCACTTCTCCTACCTCATTCATTATCCATAGTGAGTCATCCACTGTAGTCTTTTGAAAAGCAATCGGATTTTGTGATTGGTCTGTATCATCTGTAGGAGTCCGACCCAGGGACTCCCTTCAGGATTCAGGGCTgcaaagctcctctgcccatgttcCTTACCTCACACACCTCACACTGAATTGTTTGCTTGGCTTCCCTGAATGTGTCCTGAAGTTGCAAGCTTCTGAGCCTCTGGAAATGCTGCTTCCTCTACCATCAAACCTCCCAAGTCAAGAGTTTTTCACTTCCTTACTTATTGCTATTGAAGGATTTTCCTCAGGTCACGGGCCTGTAAACAGTGTCCTGCACTTGGTTATAGTAGCATTTTGAATCAAGTTAAACAAAGGGTGGCTCAATCTCCTGTTGCACAGGCACTGCAGCTGCTGTAACCGTCCTGCCTCAGGCATCATCTGCTTTAAGGGGCAGTCCATGGCCACCCCACACTGAACAGCAATGCTATTGATGGGTTTGTCTTCTCCATACCATGGAACACCTTGAGGGCAAAGGACATGCCTTGTGTTCTCCTTTGAATTCTTATACCAAACAAAGCTTCTGGCACTATTCACATTCAGTATTTCACAGAGTGAATAAATGACCTTGTATCCTGTGTGCAGTCTAGCCCCTCTAACCCATCCCCCATGAGCTGCTGGTGGGAGCCGATATGTCAGCATCACTTAAAATCTCATGATACCTTTCCCTGGTCCCATTCTGGAATCTCAGATAAAGTTCAACACTCAGCATGACCCACAAGACCCTCTGGAAAGAGATTCTCTTCTCTCTGATCATCCTCACTCTGCTTGTCCCTGCCCTGTCCCTCTCCTGCCTGCTGATCGGGAATGATTGCAACCCTCAGGACTACAGATTTGACATAGCTGTGTCTCCTCCTTTCTGGAAAGCTGTGCCCAGCCTGAATATCGGGTAAACTCCTACTCCTCCCTCAGAGGTGAAGTTTATGCATCACCTCCTCTGGGAGGCCCTCCCTGAAGACCAGTGTACAAGTTGTTAACTTATACTGCACTGCTGTCTCTCTAGCTGGAAGACTTTGGCATTTTCTCCACCTCCCCCCGGGTGACCTGTATTGTTTATCTCAGTGTCCCTGGCATCAAGCAGAAGCTCAGGACCTTGAGTGAATGATATTGCCTTGCCCCTTCCTCTTTAGCTTCAGACCTCTCCACTTGCTCATCTGTATCTTTCCTCGGCAAGGGATGTCTCAAGACCTTTTTGCCTtaactttctttattctttctgtgtGAGGAAAACAGGTTCACCTGGAAACAACGGTGCTAAGACCCTGCCAGGCATCATAGGGGCTGTCGTGATTATGCTGTTGATCATCGTAACTGGACTGTTCCTTTGGAAGACCTACGCAAAGAAGAGGAAGATGAAGACTGAAAGAGGCAGGTTGCATTTCTGCTTCTTGCCCCaggtcccacccctccccactgaACCCTTGGTTGCCTTTCTCCTGCATTTTGCTGCTCAAGGAATATCAGTGCAGAAGGGGAAGGTGGGTGGGGGCTTGGCCTTGGGTTCATTGCCATGGGGGAAGGTATATGCTTTCAAGGCTGAGGTTCAAGCTCCACTCTGTGTATGACACAGGTGTAGAATTTCAGGACGATCAGAGGGACAATGATGGTGGCGTCCAGTATGCggagctgagccagcaggggtcTGGAGAGGTCACAAACAAGGTGAGAATGGGAGCTGAGCCCAGTCTGGGATCTCATGGGTCTATCTCCTGGGTCTGTCAACCCAGTCATCTGCTGTTCCTGGCCCAGCTGTCTCTTTGACTCTCTCCAGGTCGTCAGTGGTATTtactaagaaaatttaaaacttggGGTCAGTGCAGTGCTGGTCACTTTGGGGGAATTCACGTGCATTTCTTGTTAGCAGCACTGCTTCCTTCTGGGTCACTCTAGGGCCTCTCTCAGCTTTTTTAGAGACTCTCTGACTTCAATTCCTAGGGTGCTGGTAAACAACATTTGGAAGAAAAGGAGCCTGGTACTGTCTACAGTGAGGTCTACAAGCCAGAAAGGGAGGCCATGAAGATAATTTAATCAGAGAAAGCAGAAGAATCAAAACTACTAGGACACCTCCACTTGGAGCTTGATTCCTGCAGACACCTGCATCTCCCAGCTCTGCTCCAGGTTCAGCTGCCCTGTGACCCTCCAGCCCTCAAGTCACTGTGTGCATGTGGCCTTCTCACAACCTGTGTCGACTTCCCCAGCTGTCTTCCCACTCAAGATCCTCACCCTGTGGGACGAGAGCTCTTTTCCCATCATTGACCCAGCATCAGCCCCTCTTCTCCTGAAACTTCCCAAAGAGGACCTTCCTGCACATGATAATCCCCACAGCCTCTGCTGTGTGACTGGTGTATCTTTCTGAGCACTCAAGCCCAGGCATGGAGACAGTGTAAAGGTGTTGACCAGACTACAGAGGACAAGGTTAGGCTTTGGTGCTGGGTGCTGAGTTGGGCGTCTGTGGAGACAGCATGGGTAGTGGGAGCTTCTAAAGGACTGGCCTGAGGTTTCCTTTGCCCCATATGTCGgacagtgtgtttgtgtgtgtatgtctatttGTCGGTATGTGTGCTGGGGGGCTAGCCAGTGCACATTATACAGTGGTCCAGCCCTTGTTCCTAATCACTAGTACTAACTAACCTCAGCTTCAGCTCGTGGACCTCAAATCCACCTCCTGTGGAGTGGGTAGGGGAATTTGTACTGTTTCTGGCCCTTCAAAACCTTCTGTGTCTCAGAAGGACCAGGTTGGGATTTGTATTCATAGACAAGTAGCTTCAGGGCATTCCTGCCTGGTGTGGGGGGTCATTAGAATGGAAGTGGAATGTGCTacctgccccccccccacacacacactgtaatGAAGCTGCTGTGAGAAGTGAAGCTTGTGGGAAGGTGTGAATCAgtcctctcctgcctcttctACTGACCCTCATTCCCCACAACCTGCTGGCCTCACATGCTAGTCAGCCTCCTGTTTGCTTACTCACATACTTCTGCCTGAAATGATGGGTCCCTCCCTGCCCCTTACTTCTGTCCCTGCCTGTTGGAATCCTAGCATTCCACCCAATCCTAGACCCCCTTCCAGGTCACATGGTATACGTGTACCCAAAGATTTGGAAATGGTCTCTCCCACATCTAACATTTTCAAACACAACTGACTTAACCAATTTGGCTGCCATAGTTTGACTTGGGTTGGTCATCAGTCTTCCCTGCCTGCTTCACCTCATGGCTTTAGGAGGCCAGTGCCAAAGAGACAAGCACCTCTCTTTGTGAATTGTCTGAGCTATTCTTCCTCTCAACTCCCACAGGAACTCAGCAGATTGATCTCAGAGCACAGCATCTACCAAAGGTGTTTCTGGTAGTAAGTCCACAAGGAAGCAAAGATGGACGTGATGAACCCCAACAATCCTGCCTAATCACGATTGCTTGAGGACTTGATGTCACCCACACTGTACTGTGGGGGATCTTCTCCTCTTCCTCGGGGTCTTCCTCTCCTCAAagcctctgtctcctgccttcagttccaGCTCTTGAGTTGGAGATGGACTCACTCTGGTGCTATGATCTGTGTCCTTTTGTCTGCTGGCCTGCATTCTTGAATCTCTTGGTTTCCCACCCAGCTCAGCAATCTTAGCTTCTTCATTTCTGACCTCAGAAAGAAAAGTTCTGAACTGAAATCCTGAGCAATAAGAAGCAATGCTAGGATTCTGCTGGATAAGGGAGAAGCAGAGTTTCCTTAATAAGGCCGTTTCTAGCCTGTTTGTCAGGCTGAACAGAAGGCTAAAGGGAAGAAGATGACTTCCCTCACTGGAATCCTAGGTGACCAGTCATGGCTGGTATCATTGCCATCAGTCCAGAAGCATTGACCGCCTCCCACCCACCTTGATTCCCAAAGcataagacaaaaaagaaaaaagaagggaactcAACATTCCAAGCCTATATTGAACCAGCTTTTGTCCcatgaattttataaatattatttcttcttataagaactcttttatttttttaattaatttacttttctggaggctaattactttataatattgtattggttttgccatacattgacatgactcttTTAGAGTAGGTATTActattcctggacttccctggtggctcagatggtaaagtgtctgcctacaatgcaggagatcgggttcaatccctgggtcaggaagatcccctgaagaaggaaatggcaacccacttcagtattcttgcctggaaaatcccatggatggaggagcctggtaggctacagtccatggggttgcaattaCTTTTCCTATTTTGTAGGACAAGGAACTAACATCTCAAAATAGTTGGTGGCAGAGCAAATTGTTAAATTCAAGGCTAGGTAACTCCAGCATTTATATCTTTTCCTTTGCCACGTGGTCAGTGAAGTTCTTGGAATCCTGGAGTATTCAGAAAAGAGTATCTTCCATTTGTTCCTCTTCCAAGGTTCCTGGTTCTGACTCAAGTGCCTCAACTTGAATGAGTTCATCCTGATGATAAATGGAGCAGTTGGTAGGTGAAAGGGGAATTGTTCCTTAAGAGGACAATGGAGTGGGAGATGAGGGTGGGAGACATGCAATGACAGGTCCTGTGCTCTGGTTCAGAGGAGACATTTAGAGCAGAGTTCTTCTTCTTGGGTCTTATGGGAATTCCTTCCTCTTATACAAGGTGTGTTGTGGATTTCAGCATCTCTGTTCTCAAGTCAGCTTCCCTTTCATTATTATTCATAACTTCATTTCAGAACTATGTGATGTTAAAATCCCCAAtgtacaaataaaaaattaaaacccagaGATATTAAGTATTCTACAGAAGTTCTCACGAGTGTAAGCTACATAGGCATGATCACAGGGGATAATAATCTCACTCATTTTGATTCCTTTCTCTGTCATTCTGGACACCCAATCAGTTACCAACTGCCACTATGCTATCCTTCATAAATCTTCCTGTACTCCATTCTCCTCCACTTCTTTCCTTCCCATCTTCCACCACCGTTTTTGCAGTTCCACCAGCAGTGTGTGGGAATTTCTCTGCATTACCACCAACTCTTGTTATTTTTAGGTTGTATCCATCCCAGTGGtgatgaagtggtatctcattgtggttctgcaTTGCATTCCTCAAATGATTTATGCTGAACATGTTTGCATGAGCATATTGACTTTACTTGaagaaatttctttctctcttgaatTCTTTCTTGTTATGCAATGTCCCTGCATCTCCACTGAGTCTGCTTTTTTTTCcagtcaccagggaattccacatTGCTAAATTTAGTGGTCAATTCTCAATCCTCAATTCCCATAAGTTCTCAGCCACAGTGGATATATATTTCCTGGAAatattgttttcactttgctatTTTCTACCTACTGGGTGGTTgctctgtagttttctttatcaGTATCTTTCCAACCTCTAAACTTTGGAATAACCAAGGTTCATACTCAGACCACCTCGCTTCATTGTCTACACTCATTTCTGTTTGATGCTCTGGCCATGCAGTAATCTTGTGACTATATGACCTTATCTGGTAAAAAGGACCTAGAGATGTGATCTGTCCCCTGAACTCCACAGTGTGAATATCCAACTGTTTACTTGACATTTCCGCTTGCATGTATAACAGGCATCTCCATCTTGACATGTTTAAACTCAGACTCCCCAAACATGCTTCCTATACAGTTTCTTATCCCTCCAAATGTCACCTCAGTCCTTCCCTTTGTTCTGGCCATAAAACTTGGGTGTCATCTTtaacttccttttttcttcattttcatttctttttcactctctattaaaaaatactgatagCTCAACATTCTAGATATAGTTGAATACTTATTTTTGTATAtctatatgaaaaaatatgtttataacaAAATGCCtcttatcacctccctggtccaATTTCATCATTATTTCTCACTTGGATTATTACAGTGGCCTCAGAGTCTCCCACTTTTATCCTTAATTCTTTAATGTCTATTTTCATAATATCACCCAGATGAATCTTTTTAAAGCCTAAGTTGCATCACATTCCTTGTTGCTCAAAACTACCCCATTACATTACTTGTTAGCTCAAACCTTGCACTTTATCTGGAAGATTCTGTATCAGCTGGCCTCCTCTCCCACACACCCCTCCTTCCTTAATCCACTATAGGACACTGAGCTTCCTGCCAGTCCTTCAATACTCCGTGCATGCTCCTTCCTCTCTAGAATTCTTTCCTTCTAGGTATCCATGTCTCATTCCCTGACCTCCTCAAGTCTTTTTATAGATGCGAACTTCTCAGTAAGACCTACACTGACCTCCCTATATAAAAGTGCCGACTCTTTCTGGtggcctcctccctgctccctgtgCTATTTTTCTCCATAGCTAGTGTGACAGGGTACAGTTAGTTATTCTGGGCTGTAGACAGTACGTATTGAGGTCTCAAAATATAAACTGCCATCCTGTAATGCAAATACCATTATTATTCCCAGGAAATGGCTACACTGGTAAATCAATGAATTTACTCAAGTCACATAAGTAATagatggcagagctggaattgaAATCTTGGAGTTGGATTCTGAAGCTCTTGACCCCTATATACTggtgaaataaattatattttctctataGGATGGAATACTATTTGTATACTAAGAAGAGTTAATTATATCCTTATATATTTGAATGGAAAGTTTCCCATGAAATATTAAATTAGTTATGGAATGTGCATGGTATTAgcctatattataaatatatataaatatgtttatgtgGGCATGAAGTATTCCAACAGTAAGTATGTCAAGAATTTAACAGTAGCTAACGTCTGTGGTCTGTCTCCTTTTCTGTATCATTAGTTCCTTTACAACACTAACTAAAAAAgttatctattaaaatttttgaacACTGGAGTGACATGATAAGAAACGCTTCAGATAGATAAAGCCGCATATATGCCAACAAGAACTTTATCATCTAAACAAGCTAACGAACTTGTGCTTATTTCcactttctattttattgttttatggtttcaggatCTTTATTGAAATAACCCCTAACGGGTCTACATCAGTCTATATAGTTCAGGCAAAGCAAAaattttggtttgatttttttatcCAAAAGGACACTCCCCATGTATTGCTCACAACCCAGGATGTTCATTAAATCAACTAGAGAACTTTTATGAACAGATGCTTGGACTGTATCCTGAAACTTGGCAccacttatattttatttttaacttttttcgcccatcctgaacccccctcccacctccctccccacctccctcccacctccctccccatcccatccctctgggtcatcctagtgcacttATGTTTTGAAATACTCATTAGATGTTTACTCAGTCTTGAGAACTGAAACCTTGGGCCTACACGAAGTCTTCATGAAATTCAAATGGGAATGTACATGGCAAAGAAAGTCTGTGAATGTATTTTCCAAGTTGTTTCTCAATGTGTCTTTTGTTTCTAATAGATTGAgctaaggaatgaatgaatggcaaaACCCTACAGTTTGTCATTACAGTTGACTCGAGCAAAATAGGGGGCTCCCACTCCCTGAACAGTCAAAAATTCACCATATAACTTTATAGTCACCCCTCTGTATTCACAGTTCCACATCCACTGGTTCAAGCAACCACAGATCACGTGTACTGTTA contains:
- the LOC102182927 gene encoding CXADR-like membrane protein isoform X1: MQPRSFWKHRVDSDASSPASQAGRQPVMGPCSEDPHLCGASRLLGFTSLLLSVCCTGVKSSVAPDPGVQDSGVHVPLQGIRGGSVLFHVPKKQEAEPEEVSWGFGPESNYRVFMRVHRGKDTPTWVSLQDKYQQRVHVPNVTSLRIENLIPEDSGQYRARASFIGGIEFNQVFLLTVYDPAPLPHILVKSASFTAGWCNATLECTAPGDTEDLKVTWEIKGLPKELEQRVTSELPSNSWKLTLSLPLSQPNGSLTCVVSNQVGQKTATLDLGEVCVSGSPGNNGAKTLPGIIGAVVIMLLIIVTGLFLWKTYAKKRKMKTERGVEFQDDQRDNDGGVQYAELSQQGSGEVTNKGAGKQHLEEKEPGTVYSEVYKPEREAMKII
- the LOC102182927 gene encoding SLAM family member 8 isoform X2; its protein translation is MQPRSFWKHRVDSGVCCTGVKSSVAPDPGVQDSGVHVPLQGIRGGSVLFHVPKKQEAEPEEVSWGFGPESNYRVFMRVHRGKDTPTWVSLQDKYQQRVHVPNVTSLRIENLIPEDSGQYRARASFIGGIEFNQVFLLTVYDPAPLPHILVKSASFTAGWCNATLECTAPGDTEDLKVTWEIKGLPKELEQRVTSELPSNSWKLTLSLPLSQPNGSLTCVVSNQVGQKTATLDLGEVCVSGSPGNNGAKTLPGIIGAVVIMLLIIVTGLFLWKTYAKKRKMKTERGVEFQDDQRDNDGGVQYAELSQQGSGEVTNKGAGKQHLEEKEPGTVYSEVYKPEREAMKII